The following proteins come from a genomic window of Nitrospirota bacterium:
- a CDS encoding methyltransferase domain-containing protein has product MPPHPEPAQLLIEYLPLLSKGRALDVAMGRGRNALFLASHGFDVVGLENDEESINICRADASTRGLNLEIRCTDLEDTATYKIEESEYDVVICFLYLQRNLIPDMKEALKPGGIMIYETFLIDQHLTTGHPRRREFCFEHNELLNNFQGFRILYYREGKDANGTYKASLVAQKSK; this is encoded by the coding sequence GTGCCTCCTCATCCTGAACCGGCACAGTTGCTTATTGAGTATCTACCCCTGCTCTCAAAGGGGCGTGCGCTCGATGTAGCTATGGGAAGGGGGAGGAATGCACTTTTTCTTGCCTCTCATGGCTTTGATGTCGTAGGACTTGAGAATGATGAGGAATCAATAAATATATGCAGGGCCGATGCAAGTACACGCGGCCTTAATCTTGAAATCCGGTGTACAGATCTGGAAGATACTGCAACATATAAGATTGAAGAATCAGAGTACGATGTAGTCATCTGCTTCTTATACCTTCAAAGGAACCTTATCCCTGACATGAAGGAAGCGCTGAAGCCAGGAGGCATCATGATATACGAGACCTTCCTGATAGACCAGCACCTGACAACCGGCCATCCAAGACGCCGCGAGTTCTGCTTTGAGCACAACGAACTGCTGAATAACTTCCAGGGCTTTCGCATCCTGTACTATCGCGAAGGCAAAGACGCTAACGGAACATACAAGGCCAGCCTTGTGGCACAAAAGAGTAAATAA